The proteins below come from a single Haemorhous mexicanus isolate bHaeMex1 chromosome 18, bHaeMex1.pri, whole genome shotgun sequence genomic window:
- the ACTL10 gene encoding actin-like protein 10: MLKPAVIIDSGSRFTRGGFAGQEQPQCVLRTVLLPPCSPRQPCPGTESPPCSAPRHRPLKRGLVEDWDGMKTLWGHLLCCCLRVSPEEHPVLLAESPSCPAADRARAAEVLFEGLGVPALHLANSGFLSLCAHGRVTGLAVESGAAVSHVTSVWWGQTLRKGTRSLGVAGDHLSRHLHGLLLQSHPEPSALPALTKKVLTQLKEQCCYVSLDYEGDLQEEGSHPAARFQTPDGRWITLGKERFCCPEPLFRPELLQLRCPGLHQLAWQSLQTVPEQARRHVLGNIVLSGGSSMFPGFPERMCLELNLLFQGAGVHVEVLANPRRGTAAWAGGSMAASLTSFQHTWMTKGEYQEHGAEYVHTKFQ; this comes from the exons ATGCTGAAGCCCGCGGTGATCATCGACAGCGGCAGCCGCTTCACCCGCGGCGGCTTCGcgggccaggagcagccccagtgcGTGCTGAGGACGGTGCTGCTGCCGCCCTGCAGC CCccggcagccctgccctggcacggAGAGCCCGCCGTGCTCGGCCCCGCGGCACCGCCCGCTCAAGCGCGGCCTCGTTGAGGACTGGGACGGCATGAAAACCCTGTGGGGccacctgctctgctgctgcctcagagtgtccccagaggAGCACCCGGTGCTCCTGGCCGAGTCCCCGTCCTGCCCCGCCGCCGACAGGGCGAGGGCGGCCGAGGTGCTGTTCGAGGGCTTGGGCGTGCCCGCGCTGCACCTGGCCAACAGCGGCTTCCTGTCGCTCTGCGCCCACGGCAGGGTCACCGGGCTGGCCGTGGAGTCCGGGGCAGCCGTGTCCCACGTCACCTCCGTCTGGTGGGGCCAGACCCTGAGGAAGGGCACCCGCAGCCTGGGGGTGGCCGGGGATCACCTGTCCAGGCACCTGCacgggctgctgctgcagagccacccagagccctcggcgctgccggcCCTGACGAAGAAGGTGCTGACCCAGCTGAAGGAGCAATGCTGCTACGTGTCCTTGGACTACGAGGGAGACCTCCAGGAGGAGGGATCCCACCCCGCAGCCAGATTCCAGACCCCCGACGGGCGCTGGATCACCCTGGGCAAGGAGCGCTTCTGCTGCCCGGAGCCGCTGTTCCGGCccgagctgctgcagctccgcTGCCCCGGGCTGCACCAGCTGGCCTGGCAGAGCCTGCAGACGGTGCCTGAGCAGGCCAGGAGACACGTGCTGGGCAACATCGTGCTCTCAGGAGGCTCCTCCATGTTCCCTGGCTTTCCTGAGAGGATGTGCTTGGAGCTGAACCTCCTTTTCCAAGGAGCAGGTGTGCACGTCGAGGTGCTGGCCAACCCCAGGAGGGGCAcggcagcctgggctgggggctccatggcagcctcgctCACCTCCTTCCAGCACACCTGGATGACAAAGGGAGAGTACCAGGAGCACGGGGCCGAGTACGTGCACACGAAATTCCAGTAG